The Bacteroidota bacterium region AATATTCTCTCAAAGAGACTATTTTCAATAACATCTGTTCAGAACTTGCTTTATTAAATAATGGCCTGATTTGTTCAATATTCCTGTCATTAAACTTAAAATGAGTACGTAATAGATTAAAAGCATAATCTTTTCGTTTGTCTTCTTCTACAATAAGTTCAGGGGTGATAATTTTAAAATTCAGGTGTGTAACGGTGTTCCCTTGTTTGGTAACAAAATCATCGGACTTACAATTAAACCAGCAATCAGCTTTTTCAAATAACTCATTCTGTACCGGCAAGAGTATATTTTTCTTGATATCGGCAAAATATTTGTATTTATCCTCAATCCCCAACCATTTACGGAAATCCTCAAGGGGAATGGTAAATCCACCCTTTTTCCTCCAACTGCAAATTAACTTATAGACACGTGAAGTATATTTATTGGAAGCATTTTGGGCTATTTCATAAACGTATCTGGTATAATTGATGGGCTGGCCACCTTTATTTTGGTCAATTTCAACCAATAGCTTGGCCACTCGTTTGTCCACCTCTATATAAATTAAGCTGTTCCTGGTGCTGTTTGAAGGTATATCAGCACTCAACAGTCCTTTGTATACGACACGTTTTTCCTGTGTCTTTTGATTGATATAAGGAATCTCAACCACGATTGAAGCCAATTGCTTGATAGATTTTTTTACTTGGTCGTAATGCTGCGGTATGGTGATTTCCCTGAGCGGTATGGTGATTTTTATTGTAGGTTGTTCCTTGTATTCTTGAAAAAGTGAATATTGCCCGTAATCTTCTCCTTTTAAGCTCAACTTGATGGGTTCCTGAAGATAATAGATGACCGCGTTGAAAATACGCTCCTGGATAAGGGAATAATCATATATGGCGTTGGTAATTCGGTTGGGTTGATAAATATAACTTCGTATAGCAGGAAGACTAATTATTTTCTTTCTCTTTTTTGTTTGAACCTTTGTTAAATTCAGTTTATCCATAATGAATGGTGTTTATGAAAAGGCAATTTGAACGACTTTAAAATGAAGATATTATTTGTTCCATGCATAAAACTTAGGCCATTTCTAATTTCTTTCGCTCCTTGGCCAAATCATATTTCACCTGGAGGCGCAGCCAATATTCTGCACTAATCCCCAAAGCTTTTTCAAGCTTAATGGCCAGGGCTGGATTTATATTCCGCTTTCCGTTCAATATATCCGAAAAATGCGAAGGATAAACCTTAATATCCATAGCAAAATTAGAGGTCAAAAGTTTGCGATTTTCCAATTCAACACGTAACACTTTCCCAGGATGAAGTACCCGATCGGGATAAGCATTCAGGCCAACTTTTTTAACAATTTTATAGTCTTCCATAACCAATAAATTAATTCAATTCTTGATCTGTTGTATAAATAACGAGTTTGGGATTTTTTCAAGACAATTTTCTAAAGCCAAGGCAAATTAACACCCTCCTCAAATTAAAATCTATAATGTCCATTCCTATTGATATAAACAAGGTATTTTTTTGCAATTGCCATGAAATAATAATCACAAAATCATACAAGCAATAAATCTACAACAGTAAATTTCATTTACCAAATTTGGTAAACATTATTTGTTAACTATCATGAGTAAGTTATTAAGATCAGGTTATTTTACAATCAGATAAGTAATTTCATTTTACTAATCTGATTTGCGGGCTTTTTCCAAAATCCAAAGGGTTCAAGGCCCGCTTATCAACCCAAAAGAGGTAAAGTTATCTGAAAAGGAGGATGGAGTATCTTGCTATTCAAATGTACATCAAAGATTTTCAAGCAATTAGATAAATAATCATATAATTACTAATTATACTATATATCCTATATGTACTATAAATCCTATTTTTTTTCATTAAATATTTATACTATTTTAAATAAATATCCTAACTGTAATATTATTTTTAAATAAGATAATTAAATGAATATTTAACCTATAAATATTATATATCCTAATTATCCTATATACAATTTACTAACTTTAGACAATATTTATAATATATAACCTATAAAATAGAATTAATATTTAAAATAAGATCACTATAATCAATATATACAATATATTTAATTTTGACATTAATATCACTATTCCCATTATATAATTTATATATTATATATTCAATCATTATAATATATATCCTATATGAAATATATAAGCAATTAATATATATTACATATATAAATTATATTAAATAATAAAATTATAACTACTTTAAATAATATATTTACTAATCATCCTATTTGTTGTATTAAATATAATTTTCATATATTTAATATATATTTTAAATCAAATATATTCAATTTATATCATAAATATTTCTCATAAAATATAAATGCTATAAATAATACTTCATATATTTGCAATATGTAAAATATAAAGGATGTTGGAATGGAAAAAATTGTATTGATTAACCACAAGGGGGGAGTAGGCAAAACCACCTCTGCTATCAATATTGCAGCCGGCTTAGCTTTAAAAGGCAAAAAAACAGTAGCCATAGATCTGGATCCTCAGGCAAACTTGACAGAAAGTTTTGGGAAATTTAACCTTCCGGACAATATTTACCAATCCTTTAGCAAAGGAGAACCCTTGCCTGTACTTGAACTAAAGAAAAACCTGTCACTTGTTCCAGCAAGTCTGGATTTAGCGGGGATTGAGCTGGAAATCTCTTCCCGCCTGGCCAGGGAAAAAATATTTTCAGACCTTCTCAAACCCCTGGAAAATAAATATGATGTAGCCGTATTTGATTGTCCTCCCTCGCTGGGTCTGATTACAGTTAATGCACTGGTGGCTGCAGATGATGTATATATCCCCATGATTGCAGAATATTTGGCTTATAGAGGAATAGACA contains the following coding sequences:
- a CDS encoding replication initiation protein, with the protein product MDKLNLTKVQTKKRKKIISLPAIRSYIYQPNRITNAIYDYSLIQERIFNAVIYYLQEPIKLSLKGEDYGQYSLFQEYKEQPTIKITIPLREITIPQHYDQVKKSIKQLASIVVEIPYINQKTQEKRVVYKGLLSADIPSNSTRNSLIYIEVDKRVAKLLVEIDQNKGGQPINYTRYVYEIAQNASNKYTSRVYKLICSWRKKGGFTIPLEDFRKWLGIEDKYKYFADIKKNILLPVQNELFEKADCWFNCKSDDFVTKQGNTVTHLNFKIITPELIVEEDKRKDYAFNLLRTHFKFNDRNIEQIRPLFNKASSEQMLLKIVSLREYYLNNVTKITDVVGYVIKSLQNEFGDNESNLF
- a CDS encoding HigA family addiction module antitoxin, with amino-acid sequence MEDYKIVKKVGLNAYPDRVLHPGKVLRVELENRKLLTSNFAMDIKVYPSHFSDILNGKRNINPALAIKLEKALGISAEYWLRLQVKYDLAKERKKLEMA
- a CDS encoding ParA family protein yields the protein MEKIVLINHKGGVGKTTSAINIAAGLALKGKKTVAIDLDPQANLTESFGKFNLPDNIYQSFSKGEPLPVLELKKNLSLVPASLDLAGIELEISSRLAREKIFSDLLKPLENKYDVAVFDCPPSLGLITVNALVAADDVYIPMIAEYLAYRGIDSIVGIIEQIKEHFNAKLRIKGVFFTKFNDKIVLSSNIKENVESIFGDTLMKTVIRTNIALAECQAQGIDIFEYNSKSNGAIDYRDLVNEILKQ